A window of Rufibacter sp. LB8 contains these coding sequences:
- the aspS gene encoding aspartate--tRNA ligase, giving the protein MLRSHTCGDLRLEHVGQEVTLTGWVQKSRDKGGMLWVDLRDRYGITQLSLEEGVSAPEALTLARTLGREFVIKATGTVIERESKNDKIATGDIEIKVTALEILNPAKLPPFLIEDDTDGGDDLRMKYRYLDLRRSPVRKSLELRHRIGQQTRAYLDGQGFIEVETPVLIKSTPEGARDFVVPSRMNPGEFYALPQSPQTFKQLLMVSGFDKYFQIVKCFRDEDLRADRQPEFTQIDCEMSFVTQEDILNTFEGLVKHLFKAVKGIDLPDFPRMDYADAMRLYGSDKPDTRFGMQFVELNDVVKNKGFKVFDDAELVVGINASGSAHFTRKQLDELTDFVKRPQVGATGLVYARVQEDGSVKSSVDKFYSPEDLQAWVQAFNAQPGDLLLVLAGGTDKTRKALSELRLEMGTRLGMRDKDTFSTLWVLDFPLLEFDEEAGRYHAMHHPFTSPKPEDMALIDTNPGAVRANAYDMVINGVEVGGGSIRIHDRAVQSRMFDLLGFTAEEAQAQFGFLLDAFEYGAPPHGGIAFGFDRLCSLFGGADSIRDFIAFPKNNSGRDVMIDAPSPIAQAQLDELQIDTRLRG; this is encoded by the coding sequence ATGCTTCGTTCACACACCTGCGGCGACTTGCGCCTGGAACATGTTGGTCAGGAAGTGACCTTGACCGGTTGGGTACAAAAATCACGTGACAAAGGCGGCATGCTGTGGGTTGACCTCAGAGACCGCTACGGCATCACGCAGCTGAGCCTGGAGGAAGGCGTTTCTGCCCCAGAGGCCTTAACCTTGGCACGTACCCTGGGCCGCGAATTCGTGATCAAGGCCACCGGCACCGTGATTGAGCGCGAGTCTAAGAATGACAAAATCGCCACAGGCGACATTGAGATAAAAGTGACCGCGCTGGAAATCCTGAACCCCGCCAAACTTCCTCCTTTCTTAATTGAGGACGACACCGACGGCGGCGACGACCTACGCATGAAATACCGCTACCTGGATCTTCGCCGCTCGCCGGTACGCAAAAGCCTGGAACTGCGCCACCGCATCGGCCAGCAGACCCGCGCGTATTTAGACGGTCAGGGCTTTATTGAGGTAGAGACGCCGGTTCTGATTAAATCTACGCCTGAAGGTGCCCGCGATTTCGTGGTACCCAGCCGCATGAATCCCGGTGAATTCTACGCTCTTCCGCAGTCCCCGCAGACGTTCAAGCAGTTGCTGATGGTGTCGGGTTTTGACAAGTATTTTCAGATTGTGAAGTGCTTTAGAGACGAAGACCTGCGCGCCGACCGCCAACCCGAGTTTACCCAGATTGACTGTGAAATGTCGTTCGTGACGCAGGAAGATATTCTGAACACCTTTGAAGGCCTGGTGAAGCATTTATTTAAAGCCGTGAAAGGCATTGACCTGCCCGACTTTCCGCGCATGGATTACGCCGATGCCATGCGCTTGTACGGGTCAGACAAACCAGACACCCGCTTCGGGATGCAGTTTGTGGAGCTGAATGACGTGGTGAAAAACAAAGGCTTCAAAGTATTTGACGATGCTGAGTTGGTGGTAGGCATCAACGCCAGCGGCAGCGCCCATTTCACCCGCAAGCAACTAGATGAACTGACTGACTTTGTGAAGCGGCCACAGGTTGGTGCTACCGGTCTGGTCTACGCCCGCGTGCAGGAAGACGGCAGCGTGAAGTCCTCTGTTGACAAGTTCTACTCCCCAGAAGATTTACAAGCTTGGGTGCAAGCCTTCAACGCCCAGCCTGGCGACTTGCTGTTGGTACTAGCCGGTGGCACCGATAAAACCCGCAAAGCCTTAAGCGAACTCCGCCTGGAAATGGGCACCCGCTTAGGCATGCGCGACAAAGACACCTTCTCCACGCTGTGGGTGCTGGATTTCCCACTCCTGGAATTTGACGAAGAAGCCGGCCGCTACCACGCCATGCACCACCCGTTCACCTCGCCCAAACCCGAGGACATGGCCCTGATTGACACCAACCCCGGCGCCGTTCGCGCCAACGCCTATGACATGGTGATCAACGGCGTGGAAGTAGGCGGCGGCTCCATCAGAATCCATGACCGTGCCGTGCAGTCTCGCATGTTTGATTTGTTGGGCTTCACGGCCGAGGAAGCGCAAGCGCAGTTCGGGTTTCTGCTGGATGCATTTGAGTACGGTGCGCCGCCACACGGTGGCATCGCCTTCGGGTTTGACCGTCTGTGCTCTTTGTTCGGTGGGGCTGATTCTATCAGAGACTTCATTGCGTTCCCTAAAAACAACTCCGGCCGTGATGTGATGATTGACGCACCTTCGCCCATTGCGCAAGCGCAGTTAGATGAGTTGCAGATTGACACGCGCCTGCGCGGATAG
- a CDS encoding outer membrane beta-barrel protein, whose translation MIHPHKLTLLLFLLLWQMAAFAQQTDRFEIKGIAKGAKGEPLLAANLQLVKDSSQTLVKVEVTGEKGDFVFSNIPAGKYKLMAMHYDYAQYTSQTIQLNQNLNLGEIVLPERAVALKEVKIEAQKPFVEQHFDKTVLNVENSISAAGSTVLEVLEKAPGLAVDQNDNISMRGRTGVMVMINGKRVPMSGSELATMLRSLNANDVAKIDLITNPSSKYDAAGNAGIIDIKLKKDSRQGTNGSVTSSLGYGELPKLSQGLQLNHRANKLNVFGSYNYNHRKDFNKLDLYRDFFTREGRTLTNVNNQKNVFHHQINGHNGRVGFDYNLSPRTIVGLVATGNFVDINRTTSNVSEFFNAQRQYVESTTTNALSGTNRNSQAVNFNIKHTLDSTGKELSADVDYAAFQSGDIQNFNTTYLDRTPAQDNFLLYGDLNGKLTIKSAKVDYSQRLKSLEANLEAGLKSSLVDADNSLGFYNRTGGRNDFDTNRSNHFLYSENINAAYLNLNKKWAKVSLQLGLRLENTIAKGNQVAEYAKVEGDRSFDRNYTQFFPSAFVGYTVNKTHDVGLSVSRRIDRPTYNQLNPFVFLIDNSTESAGNPYLLPQMTYSFEFTHTFLQKYVTKLSYSRTTDVIISVLSPKPRPVPDPNPDAIPVVVQKDQNLAEFHYYGASFSVPVQVARWFTSTNNLEMYYGLYKGNLGVTALRAGRPTFSLNSNNNIKLPRDWSAEVIGVYRARQVYGPLDVEPVRFLTVGVQKQFLDKKANLKLSVSDVFYSNKTRAVTELADYAERFYQRRDTRVGTLSFTYRFGGAQVAPSRRRTGGAEDEKRRAG comes from the coding sequence ATGATACACCCACACAAACTAACCCTTCTTTTATTCCTGCTCTTGTGGCAGATGGCCGCCTTTGCCCAGCAAACCGACCGGTTCGAAATCAAAGGCATTGCCAAAGGCGCCAAAGGTGAGCCGCTGCTGGCCGCGAACCTGCAATTGGTCAAAGACTCCAGCCAGACACTGGTGAAAGTGGAAGTGACCGGCGAGAAAGGCGACTTCGTGTTCAGTAATATTCCGGCCGGAAAGTATAAGCTGATGGCCATGCACTATGACTATGCGCAGTACACATCGCAAACCATACAGTTGAACCAGAACCTGAACCTGGGCGAAATTGTGTTACCGGAACGCGCCGTGGCTCTCAAGGAAGTAAAGATTGAAGCCCAGAAGCCGTTTGTAGAGCAGCATTTTGACAAAACGGTACTCAACGTGGAAAACAGCATTTCGGCGGCGGGCAGCACAGTGCTGGAAGTGCTGGAGAAAGCGCCCGGCCTGGCCGTGGACCAGAACGACAACATCAGTATGCGCGGCCGGACCGGCGTGATGGTCATGATCAACGGCAAGCGCGTGCCTATGTCGGGCTCAGAACTGGCCACCATGCTGCGCAGCCTCAATGCCAATGACGTGGCCAAGATTGATTTGATCACCAACCCATCGTCTAAATATGACGCAGCAGGCAACGCGGGTATTATTGACATCAAGCTCAAGAAAGACAGCCGCCAGGGCACCAACGGCAGCGTTACGTCTTCTCTGGGGTACGGTGAATTGCCTAAACTGAGCCAGGGCCTGCAACTGAACCACCGCGCCAACAAACTCAATGTGTTCGGGTCCTACAACTATAATCACCGCAAAGACTTCAATAAACTGGACCTGTACCGTGATTTCTTTACCCGCGAAGGCCGCACCCTCACCAATGTGAACAACCAGAAAAACGTGTTCCACCACCAGATCAACGGGCACAACGGCCGCGTGGGTTTTGACTACAACCTGAGCCCCAGGACCATTGTGGGCTTGGTAGCCACCGGCAATTTTGTGGACATTAACCGCACCACTAGCAACGTGTCAGAGTTTTTCAATGCGCAGCGGCAATACGTAGAATCTACCACCACCAACGCCCTGAGCGGCACCAACCGAAACTCACAGGCGGTGAACTTCAACATAAAACACACCCTGGACAGCACCGGCAAAGAATTGAGCGCTGATGTGGACTACGCCGCCTTCCAGTCTGGTGACATCCAGAATTTCAATACCACCTACCTTGACCGGACACCCGCCCAAGACAATTTTCTGCTCTACGGCGATTTGAACGGGAAACTCACCATTAAATCGGCCAAGGTGGACTACTCGCAGCGTTTAAAAAGCCTGGAAGCGAACTTGGAAGCCGGCCTGAAATCAAGCTTGGTAGACGCTGACAACAGCCTGGGCTTCTACAACCGCACCGGCGGAAGAAATGACTTTGACACCAACCGCAGCAACCATTTCCTGTATTCAGAGAACATCAACGCGGCGTATTTGAACCTGAACAAGAAATGGGCGAAGGTAAGTCTGCAGCTGGGTCTGCGCCTGGAAAACACCATTGCCAAAGGAAACCAGGTGGCTGAGTACGCCAAGGTAGAAGGAGACCGCTCGTTTGACCGCAACTACACCCAGTTTTTCCCCAGCGCGTTTGTGGGCTACACGGTGAACAAGACGCATGATGTAGGTCTTTCGGTGAGCCGCCGCATTGACCGCCCCACCTACAACCAGTTGAACCCGTTTGTGTTCTTAATTGACAACAGCACTGAGTCGGCTGGAAATCCTTACCTGTTGCCCCAGATGACGTATTCCTTTGAGTTTACGCACACCTTCCTGCAGAAATACGTGACCAAGCTCAGCTACAGCCGCACCACAGACGTGATTATCTCCGTGCTGTCGCCTAAGCCAAGACCGGTGCCAGATCCCAACCCAGATGCCATACCGGTAGTGGTGCAGAAAGACCAGAACCTGGCCGAGTTCCATTATTACGGCGCCAGTTTCTCTGTGCCGGTGCAAGTAGCCCGCTGGTTCACCAGCACCAACAACCTGGAGATGTATTACGGGTTGTACAAAGGAAATCTGGGCGTGACCGCCCTGCGGGCCGGAAGACCAACCTTCAGCCTCAACTCCAACAACAACATCAAATTACCCCGTGACTGGTCAGCCGAAGTGATTGGCGTGTACCGCGCCCGCCAGGTATACGGGCCTTTGGATGTGGAGCCCGTTCGGTTCCTGACCGTGGGGGTGCAGAAACAGTTCCTGGACAAAAAAGCCAACCTGAAACTGAGCGTGAGTGATGTGTTCTACTCCAACAAAACCCGGGCCGTTACAGAACTGGCAGATTACGCAGAGCGCTTCTACCAACGCCGCGACACCCGCGTGGGCACCCTCAGCTTCACGTACCGTTTTGGCGGCGCGCAGGTAGCCCCCAGCCGCAGACGCACCGGCGGCGCCGAAGACGAGAAACGCCGCGCCGGCTAA
- a CDS encoding helix-turn-helix transcriptional regulator, with protein MKKQRSPQLQRRVDETIAGIAAVADQMPGVIIIHDITRNFAVEYMSPRGLKLLGVTLEELKSVGPEYYLHYFNPEEAVEYFGQLARTLFEQNDPDEVISFFEQVKFRGNLDYHWHLTTLKILLQDDEGLPLLTISIAISVDPVKHLTPKVDRLLKETVFYRENYALFAQLGKREQEILKMVVLGKSSQEISDELCISEKTVNTHRRNIKAKLHAASTFELSQYAMAFDLV; from the coding sequence ATGAAAAAACAGCGGAGTCCACAACTACAGAGAAGAGTTGACGAGACCATTGCCGGCATTGCCGCCGTAGCCGACCAGATGCCGGGCGTCATCATTATTCATGACATCACGCGTAATTTTGCGGTGGAATACATGTCGCCGCGGGGGCTTAAACTGCTGGGCGTGACCCTGGAAGAGTTAAAATCAGTAGGCCCGGAGTATTACCTGCACTATTTCAACCCAGAGGAAGCGGTGGAATATTTTGGACAGCTGGCCCGCACCCTGTTTGAGCAGAACGACCCCGATGAAGTGATTTCGTTTTTTGAGCAGGTCAAGTTCAGGGGCAACCTGGACTACCACTGGCACCTGACCACCCTTAAAATTCTGCTGCAAGATGATGAGGGTCTGCCTCTGCTCACCATTTCCATTGCCATCTCCGTGGACCCCGTAAAGCACCTCACGCCCAAAGTGGACCGCCTGCTCAAGGAAACCGTTTTTTACCGTGAGAACTATGCCTTGTTTGCACAGCTGGGCAAACGCGAGCAGGAAATCCTGAAAATGGTGGTGCTGGGCAAAAGCTCCCAGGAAATTAGCGATGAGCTCTGCATCTCAGAGAAAACCGTGAACACCCACCGCCGCAACATCAAAGCCAAACTGCACGCCGCCTCCACGTTTGAGCTGTCGCAGTACGCCATGGCTTTTGATCTGGTGTAA
- a CDS encoding ABC transporter ATP-binding protein translates to MELVIQNLSKTYANGVQALKNVNLTIPTGMFGLLGPNGAGKSSLMRTIATLQEADSGSIRLGELDVFQEKDEMRKVLGYLPQEFGVYPKVSAEELLDHFAVLKGIHNNKERKETVAALLQQTNLYDVRKKNLGGYSGGMKQRFGIAQALLGNPRIIIVDEPTAGLDPAERNRFHNLLSEIGENIIVILSTHIVDDVSDLCRNMAIINKGEVLVTGEPLQAIEQMQGLIFRKFIKKEELPKYQAEYAVISSRLFAGRTMIHVYADGRPSIDFEQVQPDLEDVYFATIGGVTGKAQMQASEEVIA, encoded by the coding sequence ATGGAACTCGTCATCCAGAACCTTTCCAAAACCTACGCCAACGGTGTGCAGGCGCTCAAGAACGTGAACCTCACCATTCCCACGGGCATGTTCGGGCTTCTGGGGCCCAACGGCGCGGGCAAGTCGTCGCTTATGCGCACCATTGCCACCCTGCAGGAAGCCGACAGCGGTAGCATAAGGCTGGGCGAGTTGGATGTGTTTCAGGAGAAGGACGAGATGCGCAAAGTGCTGGGTTATCTTCCGCAGGAATTCGGGGTTTATCCCAAGGTGAGCGCCGAGGAACTGCTGGACCATTTTGCGGTGCTCAAGGGCATTCATAACAACAAAGAGCGCAAAGAAACCGTGGCCGCGCTGCTGCAACAGACCAATTTGTATGACGTGCGCAAGAAAAACCTGGGTGGCTACTCGGGTGGCATGAAACAACGGTTTGGCATTGCGCAGGCTTTGTTGGGCAACCCCAGGATTATTATTGTAGACGAACCCACCGCCGGACTGGACCCCGCGGAGCGCAACCGTTTCCATAATTTACTGAGCGAGATAGGGGAGAACATCATTGTGATTCTCTCCACCCACATTGTAGATGACGTGAGTGATTTGTGCCGCAACATGGCCATCATTAACAAAGGCGAAGTGCTGGTGACCGGCGAGCCGCTGCAGGCCATTGAGCAGATGCAGGGCTTGATCTTCCGTAAATTCATCAAGAAAGAAGAGCTGCCGAAATACCAGGCGGAATACGCGGTGATCTCCAGCAGATTGTTCGCCGGCAGAACCATGATTCACGTGTACGCCGATGGCAGACCTAGCATTGACTTTGAGCAAGTGCAGCCAGACCTGGAAGACGTGTACTTTGCCACCATTGGCGGCGTGACCGGAAAAGCGCAGATGCAGGCCTCAGAAGAAGTGATAGCCTAG